A single genomic interval of Malania oleifera isolate guangnan ecotype guangnan chromosome 13, ASM2987363v1, whole genome shotgun sequence harbors:
- the LOC131146870 gene encoding pentatricopeptide repeat-containing protein At3g16610 yields MLRAGRLNFNLHKPTSIDAHVCIQILEACIQSKSLRKGKIIHQHLIKNHNSGAANNSFVLDKLTHLYVSRNEVEFARRVFDKIPNPSVVLWNMMIRAYAWNGPFDAAIDLYYLMLESGLTPTKFTFPFVLKACSSLRALEDGKEIHDHATRLGLDSDVFVCTALIDLYAKCGSLIDAQRMFDNMSHRDVVAWNAMIAGFSLHGLYNDVIGLVVKMQEAGISPNSSTIVAILPTIAQAQALSQGKAMHGYCIRRRFSKDVVVGTGLLDMYAKSGSLSYSWRIFNAMCLKNEVTWSAMIGAYVLSDFMSEALKLFDQMLLEDATSPSPVTIGIVLRACAVLTDLNRGKNLHCCTIKSGFILDIMVGNTLLSMYAKCGLIEDAVRFFDEICVKDTISYSAIISGCVQTGNAEEALLIFHKMQLSGFEPDLATMLGVLPACSHLAALRLGSCAHGYSVVHGFATEISICNAVIDMYSKCGKINIAREVFNRMPKRDIVSWNTMILGYGIHGLGEEALFLFHDLCAVGLVPDDVTFICLLSACSHSGLVTQGKYLFGAMSREFNIVPRMEHYICMTDLLSRAGHLEEAHNFIQKMPFEPDVRVWGALLAACRIYKNVELGEEILKMIKMLGPESSGNLVLMSNIYSTVGRWDDAAHVRIVQRDWGLRKRPGCSWVEIGGVVHAFVGGDQSHPHSEQISRKLEELLVEMKRLGYRAGSSYVLQDVEEEEKERILLHHSEKLAIAFGILCLNPGKPILVTKNLRICGDCHAAIKYITVITRREITVRDANRFHHFKDGICNCGDFW; encoded by the coding sequence ATGCTGCGCGCGGGGCGTCTAAATTTCAACCTCCACAAGCCAACCTCAATCGATGCCCATGTCTGTATTCAGATTCTTGAAGCTTGCATTCAATCCAAATCGCTCAGGAAAGGCAAGATAATCCATCAGCATCTCATCAAGAACCACAACTCCGGCGCCGCGAACAACTCATTTGTGTTGGACAAGCTCACCCATTTGTATGTTTCACGCAATGAAGTCGAATTTGCTCGCCGAGTGTTCGACAAAATTCCAAACCCAAGTGTTGTTTTGTGGAACATGATGATCAGAGCTTACGCCTGGAATGGCCCTTTTGATGCAGCCATCGATTTGTATTACTTGATGCTCGAATCCGGTCTTACGCCCACCAAATTCACGTTCCCTTTTGTTCTCAAAGCGTGCTCCAGTTTGCGTGCATTGGAGGATGGTAAGGAGATACACGATCATGCCACGAGACTTGGGCTTGACTCGGATGTCTTCGTTTGTACTGCTCTGATTGACTTGTATGCGAAATGCGGGAGTTTGATTGACGCGCAAAGAATGTTTGATAATATGTCTCACAGAGATGTTGTTGCATGGAATGCCATGATTGCCGGTTTCTCTCTTCATGGTCTCTATAATGACGTGATTGGGTTGGTTGTTAAAATGCAGGAAGCTGGAATAAGTCCCAACTCTTCGACAATTGTGGCGATTCTTCCTACAATTGCCCAAGCCCAAGCTTTGAGCCAGGGCAAGGCAATGCACGGGTACTGCATAAGGAGGAGGTTCAGTAAAGATGTTGTGGTTGGTACTGGGCTTTTGGATATGTATGCAAAGTCCGGGTCTCTGTCTTATTCTTGGAGAATTTTTAATGCAATGTGTCTTAAGAATGAGGTAACTTGGAGTGCTATGATTGGCGCGTATGTTCTATCTGATTTCATGAGTGAGGCATTGAAACTCTTCGATCAAATGTTGCTTGAGGATGCTACAAGTCCTAGTCCAGTTACTATTGGAATTGTTCTTCGAGCTTGTGCAGTGCTAACGGATCTGAACAGGGGGAAAAATTTGCACTGTTGCACAATTAAATCTGGGTTTATTTTAGATATAATGGTGGGTAATACACTTCTTTCAATGTATGCAAAGTGTGGGCTTATAGAGGATGCAGTTAGGTTCTTTGATGAAATTTGTGTGAAAGATACCATTTCTTATAGTGCTATCATCTCAGGGTGCGTGCAGACTGGTAATGCGGAGGAGGCTTTGCTTATTTTCCATAAAATGCAGTTATCTGGCTTTGAACCAGACTTGGCAACCATGCTGGGAGTCCTGCCAGCTTGTTCCCATTTAGCTGCTCTACGACTTGGGTCTTGCGCCCATGGTTACTCTGTTGTTCATGGCTTTGCAACAGAAATCTCAATTTGTAATGCTGTCATTGACATGTACTCAAAGTGTGGTAAGATAAATATTGCTAGAGAAGTTTTCAATAGGATGCCAAAGCGGGATATTGTTTCATGGAACACTATGATACTTGGTTATGGAATTCATGGGCTTGGTGAGGAAGCACTTTTTCTGTTCCATGATTTGTGTGCTGTCGGTTTAGTACCAGATGATGTGACATTCATATGTCTGTTATCTGCTTGCAGCCATTCAGGACTTGTTACGCAAGGGAAATATTTGTTTGGTGCTATGAGCAGAGAATTTAACATTGTTCCAAGGATGGAACACTACATTTGCATGACTGATCTTTTGAGCCGAGCAGGGCATTTGGAGGAGGCCCACAACTTCATTCAGAAAATGCCGTTTGAGCCTGATGTTCGTGTATGGGGTGCCCTGCTTGCTGCGTGTAGGATTTATAAGAATGTTGAGCTAGGAGAAGAAATATTGAAGATGATCAAGATGCTAGGCCCTGAAAGTAGTGGAAATCTTGTTCTTATGTCCAATATATACAGCACTGTGGGGAGATGGGATGATGCAGCACATGTTAGGATTGTCCAGAGGGACTGGGGTCTTAGGAAAAGACCAGGATGCAGTTGGGTTGAGATAGGTGGGGTTGTGCATGCATTTGTTGGTGGAGATCAATCCCACCCACACTCAGAACAGATAAGCAGGAAATTAGAGGAACTGCTAGTGGAGATGAAAAGGTTGGGTTATCGTGCGGGATCTAGTTATGTTCTCCAAGATGttgaagaggaagagaaggaacGAATTCTCCTTCATCACAGTGAGAAGCTAGCTATTGCCTTTGGAATTCTCTGTTTGAACCCAGGAAAACCCATTCTTGTCACCAAGAATTTGAGGATCTGTGGTGACTGCCATGCTGCCATAAAATATATCACTGTCATTACAAGGAGGGAGATAACTGTAAGAGACGCAAATCGATTTCATCATTTTAAAGATGGAATTTGCAACTGTGGAGATTTCTGGTGA
- the LOC131146173 gene encoding protein argonaute 1: MVRKRRTELPGGGERGESSGTPEGSGGSGRGSQRPPERTTPAQQGGAGGGGAAGGYHGGRGWAPGRGGYGGARSGGSQRGGIAPQQYGGPPEYQVRGRGVSSSQQPPAAQYESGGRRRGGGPSMGVGRGVVSYPGDPSARSSVPELHQAIQSPYQAGVTLPQTVPYGQQAGLHSEASSSKPPEQSQVTQQLQQLTIEQEGAPSQAVQPLPSSKSMRFPPRPGKGSTGIRCIVKANHFFAELPDKDLHQYDVSISPEVTSRGVNRAVMNQLVVLYKDSHLGRRLPAYDGRKSLYTAGPLPFVSKEFRITLIDEDDGQGATRREREFRVVIKLAARADLHHLELFLQGRQADAPQEALQVLDIVLRELPTTRYCPVARSFYSPDLGRRQPLGEGLESWRGFYQSIRPTQMGLSLNIDMSSTAFIEPLPVIDFVTQLLNRDVSARPLSDADRVKIKKALRGVKVEVTHRGNMRRKYRISGLTAQATRELTFPVDERGTMKSVVEYFHETYGFVIRHTQWPCLQVGNQQRPNYLPMEVCKIVEGQRYSKRLNEKQITALLKVTCQRPQERELDIIQTVHHNAYQDDPYAKEFGIRISERLASVEARILPAPKLKYHDTGREKDCLPQVGQWNMMNKKMVNGGTVNNWICINFSRNVHDNVARGFCYELAQMCHISGMAFNPESVLPPLSVRPDQVERALKTRFHDAMTKLQPQGKDLDLLIVILPDNNGSLYGDLKRICETDLGLVSQCCLTKHVFKMSKQYLANVALKINVKVGGRNTVLVDALSRRIPLVSDRPTIIFGADVTHPHPGEDSSPSIAAVVASQDWPEITKYAGLVCAQAHRQELIQDLFKTWQDPVRGAVSGGMIKELLISFRRATGQKPQRIIFYRDGVSEGQFYQVLLYELDAIRKACASLEPNYQPPVTFVVVQKRHHTRLFANNHYDIKSVDRSGNILPGTVVDSKICHPTEFDFYLCSHAGIQGTSRPAHYHVLWDENKFSADELQSLTNNLCYTYARCTRSVSIVPPAYYAHLAAFRARFYMEPETSDSGSMTSGAAAGRVGIGPGGLGGRSTRLPGANAAVRPLPALKENVKRVMFYC; the protein is encoded by the exons ATGGTGAGGAAGAGAAGGACTGAACTTCCTGGTGGGGGTGAAAGGGGTGAGAGCTCTGGAACCCCAGAAGGGAGTGGCGGTAGTGGTCGTGGTTCCCAACGTCCTCCTGAAAGGACTACACCAGCACAACAGGGAGGAGCTGGTGGTGGTGGAGCAGCAGGCGGATATCATGGAGGCAGAGGTTGGGCACCTGGTCGAGGAGGATATGGTGGGGCCAGGAGTGGAGGATCTCAACGTGGTGGAATAGCACCACAGCAGTATGGTGGTCCTCCTGAATACCAGGTTAGAGGAAGAGGAGTGTCATCTTCTCAACAGCCTCCTGCTGCACAGTATGAATCTGGTGGCAGGCGGCGTGGTGGTGGTCCTAGCATGGGGGTTGGTCGTGGGGTAGTATCTTATCCTGGCGACCCTTCTGCTAGGTCATCTGTACCCGAGCTGCACCAAGCAATACAGTCTCCATATCAAGCTGGGGTGACCCTCCCTCAGACTGTGCCATATGGGCAACAGGCAGGGTTGCATTCTGAGGCCAGTTCTTCGAAGCCACCGGAGCAATCCCAAGTGACACAGCAGTTACAGCAGCTTACTATCGAACAAGAAGGTGCTCCCAGCCAGGCAGTTCAGCCTCTTCCTTCTAGCAAATCAATGAGGTTTCCTCCCCGTCCAGGCAAGGGTAGTACAGGCATAAGGTGTATTGTTAAGGCAAACCACTTTTTTGCTGAGTTACCTGACAAGGATTTGCACCAATATGAT GTTTCAATTTCGCCAGAGGTCACATCGCGGGGCGTAAACCGTGCTGTAATGAATCAGCTAGTGGTATTGTATAAGGATTCTCATCTTGGAAGACGACTTCCTGCATATGATGGGAGAAAGAGTCTGTACACTGCAGGGCCTCTTCCTTTTGTATCCAAAGAATTCAGAATTACTCTAATAGATGAAGATGATGGACAGGGCGCAACTAG gagagagagagaatttagagTTGTTATCAAATTGGCTGCACGCGCAGACCTACACCATTTAGAACTGTTTCTGCAGGGGAGACAAGCTGATGCACCGCAAGAAGCACTTCAGGTTCTCGACATTGTTCTGCGTGAATTGCCTACCACTCG GTACTGTCCTGTGGCTCGCTCCTTCTATTCCCCTGATCTAGGGAGAAGACAGCCATTGGGTGAGGGATTAGAAAGTTGGCGTGGTTTTTATCAGAGCATTCGTCCAACTCAGATGGGGCTTTCGCTCAATATTG ATATGTCATCCACTGCTTTCATTGAGCCATTGCCTGTCATTGACTTTGTTACCCAGCTTCTGAATAGGGACGTTTCTGCTAGACCATTGTCTGATGCTGACCGTGTGAAG ATCAAGAAGGCTCTTAGAGGAGTCAAGGTTGAAGTTACGCATCGTGGTAACATGCGCAGAAAGTATCGAATTTCTGGTCTAACTGCACAGGCAACTAGAGAGCTGAC TTTTCCAGTTGATGAAAGAGGAACAATGAAATCTGTTGTTGAGTATTTCCATGAGACATATGGTTTTGTTATTCGACACACACAGTGGCCCTGTCTTCAAGTGGGAAATCAGCAGAGACCCAATTATTTGCCAATGGAG GTATGCAAGATTGTAGAGGGTCAGAGGTATTCAAAGAGGTTAAATGAGAAGCAGATTACTGCTTTGCTGAAGGTGACATGTCAACGCCCTCAAGAGAGGGAACTTGATATTATTCAG aCTGTTCATCATAATGCTTACCAAGATGATCCATATGCAAAAGAATTTGGAATCAGAATTAGTGAGAGGCTGGCTTCAGTTGAGGCTCGCATTCTCCCTGCCCCAAAG CTTAAATATCATGATACAGGTAGAGAAAAGGATTGCCTACCTCAGGTCGGTCAGTGGAACATGATGAATAAG AAAATGGTAAATGGAGGCACTGTAAACAATTGGATCTGCATAAACTTTTCACGTAATGTGCATGATAACGTGGCACGTGGGTTTTGTTATGAGCTTGCACAGATGTGTCACATTTCTGGCATG GCATTTAATCCTGAATCAGTACTTCCACCTCTTAGTGTTCGCCCTGATCAGGTGGAAAGAGCCTTGAAAACTCGGTTTCATGATGCCATGACCAAATTGCAGCCTCAGGGCAAGGATCTTGATCTATTAATTGTTATTCTACCAGACAACAATGGATCTCTTTATG GTGATTTGAAACGGATTTGCGAGACAGACCTTGGCTTAGTTTCCCAGTGTTGTTTGACGAAGCATGTTTTCAAGATGAGCAAGCAATATCTGGCAAATGTGGCATTGAAGATCAATGTGAAGGTTGGTGGAAGGAACACGGTGCTAGTTGATGCTTTGTCGAGGAGGATTCCACTGGTCAGTGATCGTCCTACAATCATTTTTGGTGCTGATGTTACCCATCCTCATCCTGGGGAAGATTCAAGCCCTTCCATTGCAGCG GTTGTGGCTTCTCAAGACTGGCCAGAGATTACAAAGTATGCTGGTCTGGTTTGTGCTCAAGCTCATCGCCAAGAACTCATCCAAGACCTATTTAAAACTTGGCAAGATCCTGTTAGAGGAGCTGTGTCTGGTGGCATGATCAA GGAACTCCTCATATCTTTCCGCAGGGCAACTGGGCAGAAACCACAGCGCATCATATTCTATAG GGATGGTGTGAGTGAAGGCCAGTTTTATCAAGTTTTGTTGTATGAACTTGATGCTATTCGCAAG GCATGTGCCTCCCTGGAACCAAACTATCAGCCTCCGGTAACATTTGTTGTTGTTCAGAAGCGTCATCACACTAGGTTGTTTGCCAACAACCACTATGATATCAAGTCAGTTGACAGAAGTGGCAATATATTACCTG GTACAGTTGTTGACTCCAAGATCTGTCACCCTACTGAATTTGACTTCTATCTTTGCAGTCATGCTGGCATTCAA GGAACAAGCCGGCCAGCTCATTATCATGTACTCTGGGATGAGAACAAGTTCTCGGCTGATGAGCTGCAGTCTCTTACGAATAATCTTTGCTACAC ATATGCAAGATGTACACGCTCAGTTTCTATTG TGCCTCCTGCATACTATGCTCATTTGGCTGCTTTTCGAGCAAGGTTCTATATGGAACCCGAGACATCGGATAGTGGGTCAATGACAAGTGGTGCAGCTGCTGGTCGTGTAGGAATAGGACCTGGAGGTCTGGGTGGTCGTAGCACCCGGCTTCCAGGGGCCAATGCTGCTGTCAGACCCCTCCCTGCCCTCAAGGAGAATGTTAAGAGGGTTATGTTTTACTGCTAG